One window of the Solanum stenotomum isolate F172 chromosome 11, ASM1918654v1, whole genome shotgun sequence genome contains the following:
- the LOC125845713 gene encoding uncharacterized protein LOC125845713 — MKQKRKKSTQELLASLRGQQVDNISIQDLQQQVNGDQQDDQHENENTITPTISDTLTGEVTTQKMQPDRVWNLEKNQKIMVELNGDGQGSDNGSNLLVKFLGKLFQKSVFCPISVERWDRMPEENFEFDYAVGIKWVMHSLRDRWRTYKYKLRCDHFYPNKRKEEILANRPANVDSNDWTAFVHHYKEDKMKLLVFVVEIGIPLXKLRCDHFYPNKRKEEILANRPANVDSNDWTAFVHHYKEDKMKTQSAQNTRNKTKLKVSHVGDSKSNARRGRQMEQKLGRPVCRSEVVLPTLLKKNGNYVNEEGKILAHLPEDQEHAATLGVPFKILAHPNDAIGKVYGVEHSDRVRGIGGNVCPSTAFGMPRHSISHANVGSSNNMSHQRVEDLEKHVEILEEKLIGYEETKEKLDETKEKLEETKKRLAQNEDHLATLHRFLQAKFGSKLPTFNIDSS; from the exons ATGAAGCAAAAACGCAAGAAGTCAACACAAGAACTGTTAGCAAGCTTACGAGGACAACAAGTTGATAATATAAGCATTCAAGATTTGCAGCAACAAGTTAATGGGGATCAACAAGATGACCAACATGAAAATGAGAACACAATAACTCCTACAATTAGTG ATACTTTGACTGGAGAAGTTACAACTCAAAAGATGCAACCAGATCGAGTTTggaatttggaaaaaaatcaaaaaatcatGGTGGAACTCAACGGAGATGGACAAGGAAGTGATAATGGTTCAAACTTACTTGTGAAATTTCTTGGCAAACTTTTTCAAAAGTCAGTATTTTGTCCCATATCAGTTGAGAGATGGGATAGGATGCCAGAG gaGAATTTCGAGTTTGATTATGCTGTTGGAATTAAATGGGTGATGCATTCTTTACGCGATAGATGGAGGACCTATAAATATAAGTTAAGATGTGACCACTTTTATCCTAACAAACGTAAGGAAGAGATACTTGCTAATCGTCCGGCAAACGTGGATTCTAATGATTGGACTGCGTTTGTTCATCACTATAAAGAAGATAAGATGAAG CTATTAGTTTTTGTTGTAGAAATTGGTATCCCACTCTNTAAGTTAAGATGTGACCACTTTTATCCTAACAAACGTAAGGAAGAGATACTTGCTAATCGTCCGGCAAACGTGGATTCTAATGATTGGACTGCGTTTGTTCATCACTATAAAGAAGATAAGATGAAG ACACAAAGTGCACAAAATAcgagaaataaaacaaaacttaaagtCTCGCATGTCGGTGATAGTAAAAGCAATGCAAGGAGAGGTCGTCAAATG GAACAAAAATTGGGAAGGCCGGTGTGCCGAAGTGAAGTTGTATTGCCAACTTTATTGAAAAAGAATGGTAATTATGTGAATGAAGAGGGGAAAATTTTAGCT CATCTACCTGAAGATCAAGAACATGCTGCTACTTTAGGTGTTCCATTTAAGATATTGGCCCATCCTAATGACGCCATTGGAAAAGTGTATGGAGTTGAACATTCTGATCGTGTGCGTGGTATAGGTGGTAATGTTTGTCCTTCAACTGCTTTTGGGATGCCTAGACATTCAATTAGTCATGCAAATGTTGGTAGTTCCAATAATATGTCTCATCAACGTGTTGAAGACCTAGAGAAACATGTAGAAATTTTGGAAGAGAAGCTGATCGGATATGAAGAGACCAAAGAAAAACTTGATGAGACCAAGGAAAAGCTTGAGGAAACTAAGAAACGACTTGCGCAAAATGAGGATCACTTGGCAACTCTTCATAGGTTTTTACAAGCCAAATTTGGTAGTAAATTGCCTACTTTCAACATAGATTCTtcttag